A stretch of DNA from Microbacterium sp. LWS13-1.2:
CGGTCGTGGAGTTCCTGCGCGCCGTGCCCGTCCTGGTCTTCATGTTCCTGCTGTACTACGGGCTCCCCGTCATCGGAATCCGGATGGCGCCCTACTGGGCCGTCGTCATCGCGCTCATCGCCTACAACGGCTCGGTTCTCGCCGAAGTCATCCGTGCCGGCGTGGAGTCGCTCCCGCGCGGCCAGAAGGAAGCCGGCTACGCGATCGGCCTTCGCAAGTCCGGCGTCATGCAGCTCGTGCTGCTGCCTCAGGCGATCCGAGCAATGATGCCGGTGATCATCGCCCAGTTGGTCGTGACATTGAAGGACACGGCGCTCGGTTTCATCATCACCTACCCCGAGCTGCTGTTCTACGCACGCTTCATCGGCTCGCAGTCAGAGCTCGGGTCGCCGATCATCCCGGCGACCATGATCGTCGGCGCGATCTACATCGGCCTGTGTCTCATCCTCTCGTTCGTCGCGAACACCGTCGAGAAGCGACTGCGTCGCTCGTCGGTCGGCGTGCGGATCGCGCAAGCCGAGCAACCGACCCAGGAGATCACAGACACCGAGCTCATCGTGACGCAGCGGGGAACGGGGTCAGGCGGCTAAGCCCGCACAGAACGCGGCGGGGCGAGGCATCCGCTCTCGGTAGACTCGGTTCTCGTGTCTGATGCTCACGAGATCACGCCCGAGGCGGTGGAGGCGGCCGTTCAGGCGGCGCTCGACGCCGTCGCCGCGGCCGGCGACACGGCCGCGCTGAAGGCCGCCCGCTCCGCGCACGCTGCCGAGGGCTCGCCGCTGGCGAAGCTCAACGCGCGACTGCGCGAGGTGCCGAACGACAAGAAGGCCGAGTTCGGCAAGCTCGTCGGTCAAGCTCGCGGCCGGGTGACCCAGGCGTTCGCGGCGCGCGAGGAGGAGCTTGCCGCGGCGGAGACCGCTGCGAAGCTCGAGGCGGAGCGCGTGGACATCACCGCATTGGCGGCCCGCGCGCGCGTCGGCTCGCGGCATCCGATCTCCCTCCTCCAGGAGCAGATCGCCGACATCTTCGTGGGCATGGGCTGGGAGATCGCAGAGGGTCCCGAGCTCGAGCACGAGTGGTTCAACTTCGACGCGCTGAACTTCGACGTGGACCACCCGGCGCGTCAGATGCAGGACACGTTCTTCGTCGACCCGGTCGAGCGGCACCTCGTGATGCGCACGCACACCAGCCCCGTCCAGGTGCGCTCGATGCTCGAGCGCGAGCTGCCGCTGTACGTGCTGTGCCCGGGGCGGGTCTACCGCACCGACGAGTTCGACGCGACGCACCTGCCGGTCTTCACGCAGTTCGAGGGCATCGTCGTCGACAAGGGCATCACGATGGCCCACCTCCGCGGCACGCTCGACCACGCCGCCAAGGTGCTGTTCGGCGCGGAGGCGAAGACCCGCTTCCGAGCGAACTTCTTCCCCTTCACCGAGCCGTCCGCCGAGCTGGACCTCTGGCACCCGACCTTCAAGGGCGGCGCGCGGTGGATCGAGTGGGGTGGCTGCGGCATGATCAACCCCAACGTGCTGCGCGCGGCCGGGATCGACCCCGAGGAGTACTCGGGCTTCGCGTTCGGCATGGGCGTCGAGCGCACGCTCATGTTCCGCAGCGACGTCCAGGACATGCGCGACATGGCCGAGGGCGATGTCCGCTTCAGCGAGCAGTTCGGAATGGTGGTCTGATGCGCGTCCCGCTCTCATGGTTGCGTGAGTACGCCGACGTTCCGGCGGATGCTTCGCCCGAGGACGTCCTCGCGGCGCTCGTGCGCGTCGGCTTCGAGGAGGAGGACGTCCACCGCTTCGAGCTGCAGGGCCCCATCGTCGTCGGCGAGGTGCTCGAGTTCGTCGAGGAGCCGCAGTCCAATGGCAAGACGATCCGCTGGTGCCAGGTGCGCGTCGCACCCGACGGTGAGACCGCCGCGGACGGCGGCGACGCGGTGCACGGCATCGTCTGCGGTGCCCGCAACTTCTTCGCGGGCGACAAGGTCGTCGTCACCCTTCCGGGCGCCGTGCTTCCCGGACCGTTCCCGATCGCGGCGCGCAAGACGTATGGGCACGTGTCGGACGGCATGATCGCCTCCGCGCGCGAACTCGGCCTCGGCGAGGAGCACAACGGAATCCTCCGGCTCGTCGAGCTGGGCATCGACGCGCCCGTCGGCACCGACGCGATCTCGCTGCTGGGCCTCGACGACGTCGCCGTCGAGATCAACGTGACTCCCGACCGCGGGTACGCACTCTCGATCCGGGGCGTC
This window harbors:
- a CDS encoding amino acid ABC transporter permease; its protein translation is MSSVLYDVPGPRAIVRNRILGVITVVVVGAVLGFFLWRLIDTGQFTAEKWQAFTYTNVWVQIGLATLRTLAAFAVAAIGALMLGFALAIGRMSDHAWIRVPVGAVVEFLRAVPVLVFMFLLYYGLPVIGIRMAPYWAVVIALIAYNGSVLAEVIRAGVESLPRGQKEAGYAIGLRKSGVMQLVLLPQAIRAMMPVIIAQLVVTLKDTALGFIITYPELLFYARFIGSQSELGSPIIPATMIVGAIYIGLCLILSFVANTVEKRLRRSSVGVRIAQAEQPTQEITDTELIVTQRGTGSGG
- the pheS gene encoding phenylalanine--tRNA ligase subunit alpha, whose translation is MSDAHEITPEAVEAAVQAALDAVAAAGDTAALKAARSAHAAEGSPLAKLNARLREVPNDKKAEFGKLVGQARGRVTQAFAAREEELAAAETAAKLEAERVDITALAARARVGSRHPISLLQEQIADIFVGMGWEIAEGPELEHEWFNFDALNFDVDHPARQMQDTFFVDPVERHLVMRTHTSPVQVRSMLERELPLYVLCPGRVYRTDEFDATHLPVFTQFEGIVVDKGITMAHLRGTLDHAAKVLFGAEAKTRFRANFFPFTEPSAELDLWHPTFKGGARWIEWGGCGMINPNVLRAAGIDPEEYSGFAFGMGVERTLMFRSDVQDMRDMAEGDVRFSEQFGMVV